The nucleotide sequence TTCATGGTCCGAGTCACACCTCCCACCGCGCCTTGGGCGCCGATCCAACCCAGAAGAGTGCCCAGCGCGCCGCCCAACAACCCCAGCAGCCCCGCCTCGATGAGAAACGCGAGCTGAATGGCCCCGTCTGTGACGCCGAGGGACTTGAGAATTCCGATTTCCTCGCGTCGCCGCAGCACCACGCCATCGAGCGCCTGGAAGATAAGATAGCCGCCCACCAGCAGCGCCAGAAGCGAGAGAATCGTCAAATTCAGTCGAAACGCCTGTGTCATCGTTCCCGCAAGATGCCGACGGCTTGCGCCGTCCGTGACCAGCCAGGATGATTTCAACAGATTGCCCGTCTCTGCGCGCAGATGCGGAAATAGGTCGCTGTCCTTGGCCAAAACCTCCACGCGATCCACTTGGTCGTCGCGCATCAAAAGCGACCGGGCTTCCGGAAGATCCATCAATAAGAGATGCTTCGGCAAAGCTGGCACGCCCGGTGTCTCGGGCACCACACCAGCCACCTTAACTTTTATCACGCGATCATCCACGATGAGACGCAACTCGTCGCCCTCCTGTGCACCCAGTTTGGGGCTCACATAAACGCCCGAGCGCAATTCCCGAAGGCTGCCGCCGAATCCAGTCGGCGCTTCATCCTGCAGGTTGAGTAGTGCGAAAAAATCAACGCCCAGCAGGCGCCAAGTCGGCCGCGATCCGATCTCGCCATTCCCGTCATCGGAGGCGGGACTTACCGTCTCTTCCACCACGGGAAGCAGGTCCACAGGACGTTCTCCCAGCACTTCGCGCATCCTCCGCACGTCGTCCTCACGCAAGACTCCGCCAACGGACTGCACCGTCCAGTCCGGTTGACGAGTGATGCCTTGGGTGAAGGTCTCGAAACCCGACAGTGCCGCGTTGCTTGCCAGCCGCACGGCCAGATAAACACTCGATCCCAGCGCGAGAATGAGCACGAGCGCCACCTGCTGCCGCAGCGCCAGTCGCCAGTGTCTCAAAGCGCAGCGCCGGAGGATGAGCAGGACAGCGCTCATGCGCCGTCAACGATCTGTCCGTCCTGCATGCGCAGCACACGCTTGCAATACCGCACTGCCTCCGTGCTGTGCGTCACCAGCAGGAGCGCTGCTTTTGTTTCACCCACAACCTCCGCCAACAGCTCCAGCACCTGCGCACCCGTGGCCGAATCCAGGCTGCCCGTGGGCTCGTCAGCCAGAATCAACGTGGGTCGGTGCACCACCGCCCGCGCGATGGCAACGCGCTGCATTTCGCCGCCGGAGAGCTGTCCCGGAAGCGCGGTGGCACGGTGCGCGATCCCCACGCGATCCAACAACTCGCGCACCCGTGCCTCACGCTCGTTTGTCGCTACGCCGAGAAGCTGCAATGGCAGCTCGATGTTTTCGGCGGCGCTCAGCGTCGGCAGCAGATGGTAAAATTGAAAAATCGTCCCGATGTGCTCGCGCCGCAGGGCAGCCAATTCGTCCGCACCCATCTTGGCGAGCACGCGGCCGGCGATCGTCACGCTGCCTCCGTCGGCACGTTCCACGCCCCCGACGCAGTTCAGGACCGTCGTCTTCCCGCTTCCCGACGGCCCCAACAGTGCGACTCGCTCACATTGGTCCAGCTTGAAAGACACGTCGCGCAAGATCGGGCGCTGCGCGTAGCTTTTCGTCAATGCTTCAACTTCGAGAACAATCATCGCGGATATGGGCTTCAAGTGCACAAGGAAGCCGGCTTCACGGCCCGTAAAAGCGCTGCCCGGTTCCGTTTTTCGTCAATCAATGTCCACCCGATCCCATCACGAGTTCGCCCGGTTCCACGCGGTCCTCGCGCAGGAGCGCCCAGAGCACGGCCGACACCCCAAGGGCTGCTGCGCTGATGATGAAAACAATATTCTTGTCTGCCGCGCTGGCGACGATTTTTCCGATGCCGAGGCTGACGAAGATCTGGGGGATGACGACCGAGAGATTGAATATCCCCATGAAGAGCCCCATGCGGGCTTTGTCCACACTGTCGCTCATGATGGCGAAAGGCAGGCTCACCACGGCTGCCCAGCCGATGCCGACCACACCCATAAGCGCATAAAGAATAGGTGCGCCGCCGGCGCCGAGAAAAGCGATGGCCGCGTATCCGGCAGCCATGACGAAAATGCTCATAGTGTGGGTGCGGACCAGGCCGACCTTTTTGGCAAGGGGCTGTAGCACTGCCACCGGAAGAATGAAGCCGACGACATTCATGACAAGGAAGGATATCGAGATGATCTGCCCGAGTCCGGTCTCCTGCGCTTCGTCAAGTTTGGCAACTCCCGGATAAAAAGCTCCGTGCGCGTAGGCGAACATGAAGACGAACATTGTTTGCACACCGACCCATGTGAACGCGTGTGCCACGTAGATGTGCAGAAGGCGGGGAAGGTTGGTTTTTCCGCGGTGGCCCGCCGGCTTCTCGGGCGCATCGTGCGCGGCCACGCGGCCGAGTTCGCGCGGTTCCTTGAGCAGGAAGGGAGGCACAACATTGAACAAAAACACGAGCGCCACGCCCGCGTAGATCAGCGCGTAGTTACCGAACAAAGCGCCGATCACGTAGGCCAAGACGCCGAACATGCCGGAAATGGTTTGCATCCAAGTGAATCCCTTGGTGCGCGGTTCGCCTTCCGGCGTGAGGTCGGCGATGATCGATCGGGTGGGGTTGAAGCCGACATTGATGGCAAGGTCGAGGGTGAGGGCGACGATCACCGCGGTCCAAAGGATCTGAATGCCCGTCCAGCGGCTGATTTCACCGAGGAGCGGAAGTGCCAGCAACATGAGCGAAGCGGTGACACCGCCAATGAGGATGAATGGCCGGCGGCGTCCGCCCCAGAACCAGACATTGTCACTGATGAGGCCGACGATTGGTTGCGCAAGCAGACCGGCGAGGGGACCGGCCAGCCAGACGTAGCCAACATGCTCGATGGACAGGTTGTATTTCGTGCTGAGTATCCAACTCAGCGCGTTGATCTGCACGCAAAGCGCGAAACCCATGGCCGTCGCCGGCAGACTCAGAAGCGCATAAAAGGGATTGGTAAGTTTATGTTGATTGTTCATCGGTGGATCGGGTGGGGGGACGGCGGGGAGACGAATTCAGGCCGACTTTTTCGACTCGTCGATCAGTTGCCAGAAATCGCGGCTACCGGCGAGTTCGTCGTCCTCGGCCATGGGGAGATTGGCGCGGAACAAGAAATCCCGGATGGTGTTTTTGCTCAGCACACGGCGCACAAGCACGCCGCCATCCTGCGCCTCGAAGTAGATGCGGTAGTCGCCCGCGCGGTAACGGTAAACCGTGCGGTGATCGCGGGCCATTTTGCCGAACCGCTTGGGATCGAGATTTTCAAGATCGTCCGGAAGAACCTGGAATTCACCGAGAATTTCCAACTGCAGCAACTTCGGCAAGGCGGCCATTTCCGCGGCA is from Chthoniobacterales bacterium and encodes:
- a CDS encoding SLC45 family MFS transporter; the protein is MGFALCVQINALSWILSTKYNLSIEHVGYVWLAGPLAGLLAQPIVGLISDNVWFWGGRRRPFILIGGVTASLMLLALPLLGEISRWTGIQILWTAVIVALTLDLAINVGFNPTRSIIADLTPEGEPRTKGFTWMQTISGMFGVLAYVIGALFGNYALIYAGVALVFLFNVVPPFLLKEPRELGRVAAHDAPEKPAGHRGKTNLPRLLHIYVAHAFTWVGVQTMFVFMFAYAHGAFYPGVAKLDEAQETGLGQIISISFLVMNVVGFILPVAVLQPLAKKVGLVRTHTMSIFVMAAGYAAIAFLGAGGAPILYALMGVVGIGWAAVVSLPFAIMSDSVDKARMGLFMGIFNLSVVIPQIFVSLGIGKIVASAADKNIVFIISAAALGVSAVLWALLREDRVEPGELVMGSGGH
- a CDS encoding ABC transporter ATP-binding protein, which gives rise to MSAMIVLEVEALTKSYAQRPILRDVSFKLDQCERVALLGPSGSGKTTVLNCVGGVERADGGSVTIAGRVLAKMGADELAALRREHIGTIFQFYHLLPTLSAAENIELPLQLLGVATNEREARVRELLDRVGIAHRATALPGQLSGGEMQRVAIARAVVHRPTLILADEPTGSLDSATGAQVLELLAEVVGETKAALLLVTHSTEAVRYCKRVLRMQDGQIVDGA